A portion of the Edaphobacter lichenicola genome contains these proteins:
- a CDS encoding winged helix-turn-helix domain-containing protein: protein MSSSIESKSKMTFGLFEVDLQSGELWKAGKKIKIQSQPFKVLTALLEHPGQVVSREELQLRLWGKNTIVDFDHSLGTAINKIREALGDSADNPRFIQTLARRGYRFIAPVGYLNALPDDLQAPDSSEAVTVSSDAVTVSIDRQSVTKAGDVGIPLVSSVLDARPSAAFGIPVRRQLRPEVYAAFGAVATAGILGVCLLLGGFTASRAPLRMTQITHNGRISPGVPSLESLPSTATDGVHIFTPLIENGRTMLSQISIAGGDALSLAVPSEIAAPSIGALSPDGTRLLLRSHLSPESEQALWVVPVSGGTALRVANILAHDATWMPNGEDILYATGNELFVEHLKDGSSTSLATLPGRAFWLRWSPDGRLLRFTTIDPIGHTTSLWELPANGRVARPILKGWSNPTTECCGSWTADGRFFVFQSSHDGNADLWKLRGHDTVSAIKLTNGPLQYEAPIADRSGHRIFFVGLDTRSELLRYSSERRDFVPENNFLSQANRIDYSRDRQWVAWTDDKGRLWRARVDGSETLQLTPDSMQVFLAHWSPDGKHLALMAREPGQAWKIYLIECDGGSPQLLIQENRNSADPSWSPDGMSLVFGRVPDLMGKENGSRAIQLLDLRTHAVNAIPGSEGLFSPRWSPDGRYIAALSLDERRLMLFDVSNRTWKQLADTSVADPVWSADSKALYIHAFMVQRQPIYRVDVPSGHLQPIADLSNFRSAEVADYFFGGVTLEDAPLVRARSSTGNIYSLDLDGD from the coding sequence ATGTCTTCATCCATCGAGAGCAAGTCCAAAATGACCTTTGGACTCTTCGAGGTTGATCTGCAAAGTGGTGAGTTGTGGAAAGCTGGCAAGAAGATCAAGATTCAAAGCCAGCCGTTCAAAGTACTGACCGCTCTTTTAGAGCACCCGGGCCAGGTAGTATCCAGAGAAGAACTGCAACTGCGTCTGTGGGGCAAGAATACGATCGTCGACTTCGATCATTCTCTTGGCACAGCAATCAACAAAATCCGCGAGGCTCTCGGAGACTCGGCCGATAATCCCCGGTTTATCCAGACGCTTGCCCGGCGAGGCTATCGTTTTATCGCACCCGTCGGCTATCTAAACGCCCTCCCGGATGACCTCCAGGCTCCGGATTCGAGCGAAGCTGTAACAGTATCTAGCGATGCTGTAACGGTATCTATAGATAGGCAGTCGGTCACAAAGGCAGGTGACGTTGGGATCCCTCTCGTTTCCTCCGTCCTCGATGCACGACCGTCGGCAGCCTTCGGTATCCCGGTTCGGCGCCAACTTCGACCGGAGGTATACGCAGCCTTCGGCGCGGTCGCGACAGCAGGTATCCTGGGCGTATGTCTGCTACTGGGGGGCTTCACCGCCAGCCGGGCTCCCCTGCGAATGACCCAGATTACGCATAATGGGCGGATCTCGCCGGGAGTTCCCTCCCTGGAGAGCCTGCCCTCAACCGCGACCGATGGCGTCCACATCTTTACTCCGCTGATAGAAAATGGGCGCACGATGTTGTCGCAGATCTCTATCGCAGGCGGCGATGCGCTTTCGTTGGCTGTACCCAGTGAGATTGCGGCGCCGTCCATCGGAGCACTATCGCCCGACGGCACACGGCTGCTCTTGCGAAGCCATCTTTCCCCGGAATCGGAGCAGGCACTGTGGGTGGTTCCGGTGAGTGGAGGAACGGCGCTGCGCGTTGCGAATATACTCGCGCACGACGCCACCTGGATGCCGAACGGAGAGGACATCCTTTATGCAACTGGCAATGAACTCTTCGTTGAGCACCTCAAGGATGGCTCCTCAACCAGTCTTGCGACGCTTCCTGGACGCGCTTTCTGGCTGCGCTGGTCGCCTGACGGCCGCCTCTTGCGCTTCACGACGATCGATCCTATCGGGCACACCACCTCGCTTTGGGAGCTACCTGCGAACGGACGCGTTGCGCGACCGATTCTCAAGGGATGGAGCAATCCAACGACGGAGTGTTGTGGAAGCTGGACGGCCGATGGGAGGTTCTTCGTCTTTCAATCCTCCCACGACGGCAACGCCGACCTATGGAAGCTTCGCGGTCACGATACTGTCTCCGCCATCAAGCTGACCAACGGTCCTTTACAGTATGAGGCGCCAATCGCCGATCGAAGCGGACACCGCATCTTCTTCGTAGGCCTCGATACACGCTCCGAGCTTCTCCGCTATTCGTCGGAGCGGAGAGACTTTGTGCCGGAGAATAACTTTCTCTCTCAAGCTAATCGCATCGACTACTCCCGCGATCGGCAATGGGTCGCATGGACCGATGACAAAGGGCGGTTATGGCGAGCACGTGTGGACGGATCTGAGACGCTGCAACTTACGCCGGATTCCATGCAGGTCTTTCTCGCTCACTGGTCGCCGGATGGCAAGCATCTCGCGTTGATGGCCAGAGAACCAGGTCAAGCCTGGAAGATTTATTTGATAGAGTGCGACGGGGGAAGTCCGCAGCTTCTGATCCAGGAAAACCGTAATTCAGCAGACCCCAGCTGGTCGCCGGATGGCATGTCCCTTGTTTTCGGGCGTGTGCCAGATCTGATGGGAAAAGAAAATGGCTCGCGAGCGATCCAGTTGCTGGATCTTCGGACTCATGCGGTCAATGCGATTCCCGGCTCCGAAGGTCTGTTCAGTCCACGCTGGTCTCCGGATGGACGCTACATCGCCGCGCTTTCTCTTGATGAGAGAAGGCTGATGCTGTTCGATGTCTCGAATCGCACCTGGAAGCAGCTGGCGGACACCAGCGTCGCGGATCCAGTGTGGAGTGCCGACAGCAAGGCCCTCTACATTCACGCTTTCATGGTGCAGAGGCAGCCGATCTATCGAGTGGATGTGCCGAGTGGGCACCTCCAGCCAATCGCCGATCTGTCAAACTTTCGTTCTGCCGAGGTCGCCGACTACTTCTTCGGCGGCGTCACACTGGAGGATGCTCCTTTAGTGCGCGCTCGATCTTCGACTGGGAACATTTACTCTCTGGATCTTGACGGCGACTAA